Proteins encoded by one window of Candidatus Obscuribacter sp.:
- a CDS encoding M4 family metallopeptidase yields the protein MTKRIFDGVVPSFLLHDIAQRHPELTTLLQTIITTQKIANAANKLALKKKKKLGSGKGDVLIYDAKNTQRRPGTKARFEGEPAVSDKIVNDAYEFQRMFREFLKQRFGLNSLDNAGHDLVGTVHFGKNYNNAFMSNLTMTYGDGDGVVFALFVLIDVIGHEMAHALCELTSGLDYYGESGALNESFSDVFGVCFRQWYFKLTADKDSWLVGPGIFTAKVKGVALRSMLNPGTAYNDPANLGKDPQPDHYSKLYRGSGDNGGVHINSGIPNKAFATWARAVGGNAWEIPLGVWYETNCGVGHVGPNCDFTTWAKKTIENANKMCPQHVASLKAAWTAVGVAF from the coding sequence ATGACCAAGAGAATCTTTGACGGTGTCGTGCCCTCGTTCCTCCTGCACGATATCGCCCAGCGCCATCCGGAGCTGACCACGCTCCTCCAGACCATCATCACCACCCAGAAGATCGCCAACGCCGCCAACAAGCTCGCTCTCAAGAAGAAGAAGAAGCTGGGCTCGGGCAAGGGTGACGTCCTCATTTACGACGCCAAGAACACCCAGCGTCGTCCCGGCACCAAGGCTCGCTTCGAAGGCGAACCGGCGGTTTCGGACAAGATCGTCAACGACGCCTACGAATTCCAGCGGATGTTCCGCGAATTCCTCAAGCAGCGTTTCGGTCTCAACTCGCTGGACAACGCCGGTCACGACCTGGTCGGCACCGTGCACTTCGGCAAGAACTACAACAACGCCTTCATGTCCAACCTGACCATGACCTACGGCGACGGCGACGGTGTCGTCTTTGCGCTGTTCGTCCTGATCGACGTCATCGGACACGAGATGGCGCACGCCCTCTGCGAGCTGACCTCTGGCCTCGACTACTATGGCGAATCCGGCGCTCTCAACGAGAGCTTCTCGGACGTCTTTGGCGTCTGCTTCCGCCAGTGGTACTTCAAGCTCACCGCCGACAAGGACTCCTGGCTGGTCGGCCCCGGCATCTTCACTGCCAAGGTCAAGGGCGTCGCTCTGCGCTCCATGCTCAACCCGGGCACGGCGTACAACGATCCCGCCAACCTGGGCAAGGACCCGCAGCCGGATCACTACAGCAAGCTCTACCGGGGCTCTGGTGACAACGGCGGCGTCCACATCAACTCGGGTATCCCCAACAAGGCCTTCGCCACCTGGGCACGTGCCGTCGGCGGCAATGCCTGGGAGATCCCGCTGGGCGTGTGGTACGAGACCAACTGCGGTGTCGGTCACGTCGGTCCCAACTGCGACTTCACCACCTGGGCCAAGAAGACCATCGAGAACGCCAACAAGATGTGCCCGCAGCACGTCGCGTCTCTCAAGGCTGCCTGGACCGCGGTCGGCGTCGCGTTCTAA
- a CDS encoding acyl-CoA dehydrogenase has product MNLMRRYKLLPVISKTERQALEAGDVWIDGDIFSGKMRFGELLKQPYGKLSAEEQAFLDGPCQELCAMVDPWQAYLTRRIPDDAMAYLKAKGFMGLMIPKEWGGMGFSRLAISTIMGVLMPHCSQVATVVIIANSLSAAELLMHYGTPEQKAHYLPKLADGTYVPCFGLTEITAGSDAESIKATAHVFRDADGAIMLRCNFEKRYMTLGSIANIATVACKVIDPDNILGQGEDVGITTILVHQGTPGFYNGDHHMPIGGGFENGPLIGRDVVVSIDNIIGGKDCAGRGWRMLMEQLAGGRGISLPAGAIGGMKMATTATGAYSMVRSQFGLPIGKMEGVEERVARMAALTYVFEASRVFLCTAIDNDIKPPVTSGMLKAYSTDWSARVVGDGMDVFSGAGVMQGPNNILGLLYQSIPVGITVEGANIMTRTFLVNGQGAVRCHPYSQRMVEAVEQNDPKKFRNTLFGWAGHVVAGIVRTGVHSVTRGRLISVPDVHPATKTYYRRLGWAAARFGLLSDMGLLLVGGNLKKAGRLNGRYADAFAWITLGCAALRRFEAEGRRPEDLPLVQASVEFALNEVQKAYEGIYANFSVPVVGLYMRTIGLFGLRINPLSVGTSDRHSHKAAGTIQTYNEQFLRLADGVHIPAEDKPALGRLIKAFRLKTETQPLADKVVAAQKSKTLPRGVIDNSMADNAATAGVLTAAEAQQLKVALAACMAACEVDVFKSEHYYR; this is encoded by the coding sequence ATGAACCTGATGCGTCGGTACAAGCTGTTGCCCGTCATCTCCAAGACCGAGCGTCAGGCTCTCGAAGCCGGTGACGTCTGGATCGACGGCGACATTTTCAGCGGCAAGATGCGCTTCGGCGAATTGCTCAAGCAGCCCTACGGCAAGCTCTCCGCCGAAGAGCAGGCGTTCCTCGATGGACCCTGCCAGGAGCTGTGTGCCATGGTCGATCCGTGGCAGGCCTACCTGACCCGCCGCATCCCCGATGACGCCATGGCATACCTCAAGGCCAAGGGCTTCATGGGTCTGATGATCCCCAAGGAATGGGGCGGCATGGGCTTTTCGCGCCTGGCCATCTCCACCATCATGGGCGTGCTCATGCCCCACTGCAGCCAGGTGGCTACGGTGGTGATCATCGCCAACAGCCTGAGCGCCGCCGAGCTGCTCATGCACTACGGCACGCCGGAGCAGAAGGCCCACTATCTGCCCAAGCTGGCCGACGGCACCTATGTGCCCTGCTTCGGTCTCACCGAAATCACCGCCGGCAGTGACGCCGAGAGCATCAAGGCCACCGCTCATGTCTTCCGCGACGCGGATGGCGCCATCATGTTGCGCTGCAACTTCGAGAAGCGCTACATGACGCTCGGCTCGATCGCCAACATCGCCACCGTGGCCTGCAAGGTCATCGACCCGGACAACATCCTGGGTCAGGGCGAGGACGTCGGCATCACCACCATCCTGGTGCATCAAGGCACGCCGGGCTTCTACAACGGTGACCACCACATGCCCATCGGCGGTGGCTTCGAGAACGGTCCTCTGATCGGTCGCGATGTGGTCGTCAGCATCGACAACATCATCGGCGGCAAGGACTGTGCCGGTCGCGGCTGGCGCATGCTGATGGAACAGCTCGCTGGCGGTCGCGGCATCTCGCTGCCTGCCGGTGCCATCGGCGGCATGAAGATGGCCACCACGGCCACCGGTGCCTACTCCATGGTGCGCAGCCAGTTTGGTCTGCCCATTGGCAAGATGGAAGGTGTCGAAGAGCGCGTCGCTCGCATGGCCGCTCTCACCTACGTCTTCGAGGCGTCGCGTGTGTTCCTGTGCACCGCCATCGACAACGACATCAAGCCCCCGGTCACCTCTGGCATGCTCAAGGCATACAGCACCGACTGGTCGGCACGCGTCGTCGGCGACGGCATGGATGTCTTCAGCGGCGCTGGCGTGATGCAGGGTCCCAACAACATCCTGGGTCTGCTCTACCAGTCCATCCCGGTGGGCATCACGGTGGAAGGCGCCAACATCATGACCCGGACCTTCCTGGTCAACGGTCAGGGTGCGGTGCGCTGCCATCCCTACTCCCAGCGGATGGTCGAAGCCGTCGAGCAGAACGACCCCAAGAAGTTCCGCAACACGCTCTTCGGCTGGGCCGGTCACGTCGTGGCTGGTATCGTCCGCACGGGCGTGCACAGCGTCACGCGTGGTCGTCTGATCAGCGTGCCCGATGTGCATCCCGCCACCAAGACCTACTACCGGCGTCTCGGCTGGGCCGCCGCAAGATTTGGTCTCCTGTCTGACATGGGACTGCTGCTTGTCGGCGGCAATCTCAAGAAGGCCGGTCGTCTCAACGGTCGCTATGCCGATGCGTTTGCCTGGATCACCCTGGGCTGCGCGGCACTGCGTCGCTTCGAGGCGGAAGGTCGCCGTCCCGAGGATCTGCCGCTGGTGCAGGCGTCGGTCGAGTTCGCTTTGAACGAGGTGCAGAAGGCCTACGAAGGCATCTACGCCAACTTCAGCGTGCCGGTCGTGGGTCTGTACATGCGCACCATCGGTCTCTTCGGTCTGCGCATCAATCCGCTGTCGGTGGGGACGAGCGATCGTCACTCGCACAAGGCAGCTGGCACGATTCAGACCTACAACGAGCAGTTCTTGCGCCTGGCAGATGGTGTCCACATCCCTGCCGAGGACAAGCCTGCTCTCGGTCGGCTGATCAAGGCTTTCCGTCTCAAGACCGAGACGCAGCCCCTGGCCGACAAGGTCGTCGCAGCGCAGAAGAGCAAGACTCTGCCGCGCGGCGTGATCGACAACTCGATGGCCGACAACGCTGCCACCGCCGGCGTGCTCACTGCCGCCGAAGCGCAGCAGCTCAAGGTCGCACTCGCGGCTTGCATGGCTGCCTGCGAAGTCGACGTGTTCAAGTCCGAGCACTACTACCGCTAA